From Chionomys nivalis chromosome 21, mChiNiv1.1, whole genome shotgun sequence, a single genomic window includes:
- the Ankrd11 gene encoding ankyrin repeat domain-containing protein 11 isoform X3 translates to MESRKTRTQMPPAQSMLWYCKAGTVLEAPWHEMEVPRSKKKEKQGPERKRIKKEPVARKSGLLFGMGLSGIRAGYPLSERQQVALLMQMTAEESANSPVDTTPKHPSQSTVCQKGTPNSASKTKDKVNKRNERGETRLHRAAIRGDARRIKELISEGADVNVKDFAGWTALHEACNRGYYDIAKQLLAAGAEVNTKGLDDDTPLHDAANNGHYKVVKLLLRYGGNPQQSNRKGETPLKVANSPTMVNLLLGKGTYTSSEESSTESSEEEDAPSFAPSSSVDGNNTDSEFEKGLKLKAKNPEPQKTVTPVKDEYEFDEDDEQDRVPPVDDKHLLKKDYRKETKSNSFISIPKMEVKSYSKNNTLAPKKAAHRILSDTSDEEDVSVAMGAGEKLRLSAHTMLPSSKARESSNSRQQKEKNKLKKKRKKETKGKEVRFGKRNDKFCSSGSESESSESDEDDGDSVGSAGCLKGSPLVLKDPSLFSSLSASSTSSHGSAAAQKHSSGHTDQHTKHWRTDNWKAISSPAWSEVSSLSDSSRTGLTSESDCSSEGSSVESLKPTRRKQEHRKRGGLQSMPPEKRSTFHPCPDGAVPKMDKEGKIVKKHKTKHKHKNKEKGQCSVSQELKLKSFTYEYEDSKQKPDKAILLDNDISTENKLKVLKHDRDHFKKEDKLAKMKSEDKEWLFKDEKALKRIKDMNKDINRSFREEKDRSSKAEREKSTKEKSPKEEKLRLYKEERKKRSKDRPSKLEKKNDMKEDKVSKEKDKAFKEDKEKLKKEKVYREDANFDEYCNKSQYLEHEDTKFSLSDDQQERWFSDLSDSSFDFKGEDSWDSPVTDYRDIKTDSVAKLILETVKEENKEKKRDNKIREKRDFRDSFFRKKDRDYLDKNSEKRRDQTEKHKSIPSYLSEKDKKRRESAEVARDRRDTLEGSRERRDGRMRSEEVHREDLKECGCESTFKDKSDCDFTKNLEPWERPHAAREKEKKDVLEKERKDKGRTEKYKDKSSERDRSEKSVLEKCQKDKEFEKCFKEKKDSKEKHKDIHSKDRKASLDQMREKKEKMFPSIISEDFSEKKDDKKGKEKSWYIADIFTDESEDEKDDYMTSSFKVGEASDTQRVDSLQEKEDGREHPSDRHRKSSSDRQHTEKPRDKELKEKKKDRGVAEGGKDKKEKIFEKHKEKKDKECAEKYKDRKDRVSVDSAQDKKNKQKLPEKIEKKHFAEDKAKSKHKEKPEKEHSRERKSSRGPEVEKSLLEKLEEEALHDYREDSNDKISEVSSDSFADHGQEPSLSTLLEVSFSEPPPEDKARDSTCLSEKLREKERHRHSSSSSKKSHERERAKKEKAEKKEKSEDYKDSSSGIRKDSNQYEKDFLDTETYGVSYNTKADIEEELDKAIELFSSEKKDRTDTEREPAKKIEKELKPYGSSAISMLKEKKKREKHREKWREEKEKHRDKHVDGFLRHHKDEPKPAAKDKDNPPNSFKEKSRDENLKLSETKLKEKFKENTEREKGDPMKMSNGNDKLLPSRDSSKKDIRPREKLLGDGDLMMTSFERMLSQKDLEIEERHKRHKERMKQMEKMRHRSGDPKLKEKKPTDDGRKKSLDLPSKKAVGLDPPFKDKKLKESAPMLPTGENKPHNGPGTESKDWLTGQPLKEVLPASPRTEQGRPTGVPTPTSVVSCPSYEEVMHTPRTPSCSADDYPDLVFDCTDSQHSMPVSTTSTSACSPPFFDRFSVASSVVSENPGQTPTRPVSTNLYRSISVDIRRTPEEEFNVGDKLFRQQSVPAASSFDSPVQHLMEEKAPLPPVPAEKFACLSPGYYSPDYGIPSPKVDTLHCPPTAVASATPPPDSVFSSLPAKSSPSPRGELLTPAMEGSLPSDLGLPLDATEDQQATAAILPREPSYLEPLDEGPFNTVITEEPVEWTHTAAEQALSSTLIASASENPVSWPVGSELLLKSPQRFAESPKHFCAGESLHSTTPGPFSAAEPTYPVSPVTYPLPAPESGLEEVKDGGTGAVPVAISAAEGTAPYAAPARMESFFSNCKSLPDAPLDTAPEPTCVTTVAQVEALGPLESSFLDSNHSISALSQVEPVPWHEAFTSPEDDLDLGPFSLPELPLQAKDTSDVEAEAVGGSPVPPVERSPGPTGVLSSGEVSASAAEEQPVPPPEETSPQLSTEPESSEEPKLDVVLEAAVETEVLADDSAPEASVSNLVPAPSPPEQHPLGSVDEETEAEEASAPCCAPDGPTTDGLTQAHNSAETTCVVAAAEGPPGNIQPEATDPEPKPTTEAPKAPKVEEVPQRMTRNRAQMLASQSKQSILPTEKDPMPAPTSRAKGRSSEEEDAQAQHPRKRRFQRSSQQLQQQLNTSTQQTREVIQQTLAAIVDAIKLDAIEPYHSDRSNPYFEYLQIRKKIEEKRKILCCITPQAPQCYAEYVTYTGSYLLDGKPLSKLHIPVIAPPPSLAEPLKELFKQQEAVRGKLRLQHSIEREKLIVSCEQEILRVHCRAARTIANQAVPFSACTMLLDSEVYNMPLESQGDENKSVRDRFNARQFISWLQDVDDKYDRMKTCLLMRQQHEAAALNAVQRMEWQLKAQELDPAGHKSLCVNEVPSFYVPMVDVNDDFVLLPA, encoded by the exons ATGGAGAGCAGAAAGACTCGGACACAG ATGCCTCCAGCTCAGTCCATGTTGTGGTACTGCAAGGCTGGTACGGTCCTCGAAGCACCATGGCATGAAATGGAGGTTCCTAGAAGCAAGAAGAAAG AGAAGCAGGGTCCTGAGCGGAAGCGGATCAAGAAGGAGCCTGTTGCCCGAAAGTCCGGGCTACTATTCGGCATGGGGCTGTCTGGGATCCGAGCTGGATACCCTCTCTCTGAGCGTCAGCAGGTGGCTCTGCTCATGCAGATGACTGCTGAGGAGTCTGCAAATAGCCCAG TAGACACAACACCAAAGCACCCCTCCCAGTCTACAGTGTGTCAGAAGGGGACCCccaactctgcctcaaaaaccaaagatAAGGTAAATAAGAGAAACGAACGAGGAGAGACACGTCTGCATCGAGCAGCCATCAGGGGCGATGCCCGGCGCATCAAGGAGCTCATCAGTGAAGGCGCAGATGTCAATGTCAAGGACTTTGCAG GCTGGACTGCACTGCATGAGGCCTGTAACCGGGGCTATTATGACATCGCCAAGCAGCTGTTAGCCGCTGGTGCAGAGGTGAACACTAAGGGGCTGGATGACGACACGCCTTTGCACGATGCCGCCAACAACGGGCACTACAAG GTGGTGAAGTTGTTGTTACGGTATGGCGGAAACCCTCAACAAAGCAACAGGAAAGGCGAGACACCGTTGAAAGTAGCCAATTCCCCAACGATGGTGAATCTCCTGTTAGGCAAAGGCACATACACTTCCAGTGAGGAGAGCTCCACTG AGAGCTCTGAAGAGGAGGACGCCCCATCATTTGCACCTTCTAGCTCTGTCGATGGCAATAACACAGACTCTGAGTTTGAGAAAGGCCTCAAACTTAAGGCTAAGAATCCAGAGCCCCAGAAAACTGTTACCCCTGTCAAGGACGAGTatgagtttgatgaggatgaTGAGCAGGACAGGGTTCCTCCAGTGGATGACAAGCACTTGCTGAAGAAAGACTATAGGAAAGAAACTAAGTCAAACAGTTTCATTTCAATACCCAAAATGGAAGTTAAGAGTTACTCAAAAAACAACACGCTTGCACCAAAGAAGGCAGCCCATCGCATCTTGTCAGACACATCAGATGAAGAGGATGTGAGTGTtgccatgggggctggagagaaactGAGATTGTCAGCACATACAATGCTACCTAGTAGTAAGGCACGAGAATCTTCTAATTCTaggcagcaaaaagaaaaaaacaaattgaaaaagaagcgaaagaaagaaacaaaaggaaaggaagttcGGTTTGGAAAGAGGAATGACAAATTTTGTTCCTCTGGGTCAGAAAGTGAGTCCTCAGAGAGTGATGAGGATGATGGGGACTCTGTGGGAAGCGCAGGCTGCCTCAAGGGGTCCCCTCTGGTGCTGAAGGACCCTTCCCTATTTAGCTCACTGTCTGCCTCCTCCACCTCGTCTCATGGTAGTGCTGCGGCCCAGAAACATAGCTCTGGCCACACGGACCAGCACACTAAGCACTGGCGCACTGACAATTGGAAAGCCATTTCTTCCCCAGCCTGGTCTGAGGTCAGCTCTTTATCAGACTCCTCAAGGACCGGACTGACCAGTGAGTCTGACTGCTCCTCCGAGGGTTCCAGTGTGGAATCTCTGAAGCCcacaaggaggaagcaggaacaCCGTAAAAGGGGTGGCCTACAGAGCATGCCACCTGAGAAGAGAAGCACCTTCCACCCTTGTCCAGATGGAGCTGTCCCCAAGATGgacaaggaagggaaaatagtcaaaaaacacaaaacaaaacacaaacataaaaacaaggaGAAAGGACAATGTTCAGTCAGCCAAGAACTTAAATTGAAAAGCTTTACGTACGAGTATGAGGACTCCAAACAAAAGCCAGATAAGGCCATCCTCTTAGATAACGACATTTCCACTGAAAATAAGTTGAAAGTATTGAAGCACGACAGAGACCAttttaagaaagaagataaaCTTGCTAAGATGAAGTCAGAGGATAAAGAGTGGCTCTTTAAGGATGAAAAGGCACTAAAGAGAATCAAGGATATGAACAAAGACATCAACAGATCATTCCGGGAAGAAAAAGACCGTTCCAGTAAGGCAGAAAGGGAGAAGTCTACAAAGGAAAAGTCTCCCAAGGAGGAAAAACTGAGACtgtacaaagaagaaaggaagaaaaggtccAAAGACCGACCTTCCAAGTTAGAGAAGAAGAATGACATGAAAGAGGACAAGGTTTCCAAGGAGAAGGACAAGGCCTTCAAAGAGgacaaagaaaaactgaaaaaggaaAAGGTGTACAGAGAAGATGCTAATTTTGATGAATATTGTAACAAAAGTCAGTATCTGGAGCATGAGGACACCAAATTCAGCCTTTCTGATGACCAACAAGAGAGGTGGTTTTCTGACCTGTCAGATTCCTCTTTTGATTTCAAAGGAGAGGACAGCTGGGACTCTCCAGTGACAGACTATAGGGACATCAAGACTGACTCAGTGGCCAAACTTATCCTGGAAACAGTCAAAGAAGAGAATAAGGAAAAGAAGCGTGACAACAAAATCCGAGAAAAGCGAGACTTCAGAGACTCTTTCTTCCGAAAGAAAGACAGGGACTATCTAGacaagaattctgagaagaggagagACCAAACAGAAAAGCATAAAAGCATCCCCAGCTATCTCTCTGAGAAAGACAAGAAGAGGCGAGAATCTGCTGAAGTGGCCCGGGACAGGAGGGATACGCTAGAGGGCTCCCGGGAACGGAGGGATGGGCGTATGCGATCTGAAGAGGTACACAGGGAGGACCTAAAGGAATGTGGCTGTGAGAGCACCTTCAAGGACAAGTCAGACTGTGACTTCACCAAAAACCTGGAGCCCTGGGAACGGCCCCATGCAGCtcgggaaaaagagaaaaaggatgtcctagaaaaggagaggaaggacaagggcagaacagaaaagTACAAAGACAAGTCCAGTGAGAGAGACAGGAGCGAGAAGTCTGTTCTCGAAAAGTGTCAGAAAGACAAAGagtttgaaaaatgttttaaagagaagaaagatagCAAGGAAAAGCATAAAGACATACACAGCAAAGACAGGAAAGCTTCCCTTGACCaaatgagagagaagaaggagaagatgttCCCTAGCATCATTTCAGAAGacttctcagaaaaaaaggacgataaaaaggggaaggagaagagctgGTACATCGCAGACATATTCACAGATGAAAGTGAAGACGAGAAAGATGATTACATGACCAGCAGCTTCAAAGTTGGAGAGGCCAGCGACACacagagagtggacagcctccaggagaaggaagatggaagagaaCATCCCTCAGATAGGCACAGGAAGTCCTCTTCTGACAGGCAGCACACAGAGAAGCCAAGAGACAAAGAGctcaaggaaaagaagaaagacagaggagtTGCGGAAGGGGGCAAGGACAAGAAGGAAAAAATCTttgagaaacacaaagaaaaaaaagataaagagtgTGCAGAAAAATACAAGGACAggaaagacagagtttctgtcgACTCTGCtcaagacaagaaaaacaaacagaagctcCCTGAAAAGATTGAAAAGAAGCACTTTGCTGAAGACAAGGCCAAGAGTAAGCACaaagagaagccagagaaggagCACTCCAGAGAAAGAAAATCTTCACGAGGCCCTGAAGTGGAGAAGAGCCTACTAgagaagctggaggaagaggctCTGCATGACTACCGTGAAGACTCCAATGACAAGATCAGTGAAGTCTCCTCTGACAGTTTTGCTGACCACGGCCAGGAACCCAGCCTAAGCACACTTCTGGAGGTATCCTTTTCTGAGCCACCACCAGAGGACAAGGCCAGGGATAGTACCTGCCTCTCAGAGAAgttgagggagaaggagaggcacAGGCATTCCTCATCATCTTCTAAGAAAAGCCATGAGCGTGAGAGAGCCAAGAAGGAAAAGgcggagaagaaagaaaagagtgaagACTACAAGGACAGTAGCAGTGGCATCAGGAAGGACTCCAACCAATATGAAAAAGACTTCTTAGATACAGAAACTTATGGGGTTTCTTACAACACAAAAGCTGACATTGAAGAGGAACTAGATAAAGCTATTGAAttgttttcttcagaaaagaaagacagaactgaTACTGAAAGAGAACCtgcaaagaaaatagaaaaggaactaaagcCGTATGGGTCAAGTGCCATCAGCATgctaaaagagaagaagaagagagagaagcacagagaaaagtggagggaggagaaggagaaacacCGGGACAAGCATGTAGATGGGTTCTTGAGACATCACAAGGATGAGCCAAAGCCTGCAGCTAAAGATAAGGACAACCCTCCCAACTCCTTTAAGGAGAAGTCTAGGGACGAAAACCTGAAGCTCAGCGAGACCAAGCTGAAGGAGAAATTCAAGGAGAACACAGAGCGAGAAAAGGGCGATCCCATGAAGATGAGCAATGGGAATGACAAGCTCCTGCCATCTAGAGACTCAAGCAAGAAAGACATCAGGCCCCGCGAGAAGCTCCTGGGAGATGGCGATCTCATGATGACAAGTTTTGAAAGGATGCTATCCCAGAAAGATCTTGAGATTGAGGAGCGGCACAAGCGGCACAAGGAACGCATGAAACAGATGGAGAAGATGCGGCATAGGTCTGGAGACCCCAAGCTCAAAGAGAAGAAACCCACAGATGATGGGCGCAAAAAGAGCCTGGACCTTCCTTCCAAGAAAGCTGTGGGCCTAGATCCtccttttaaagacaaaaagcTCAAGGAATCGGCTCCCATGCTGCCCACTGGTGAAAACAAGCCACACAATGGACCAGGTACAGAGTCCAAAGACTGGCTAACTGGGCAACCCTTGAAGGAGGTTCTGCCTGCTTCACCCCGGACTGAGCAGGGCCGACCCACTGGGGTGCCTACCCCCACCTCAGTGGTGTCATGCCCCAGCTATGAGGAGGTGATGCACACGCCCAGGACCCCATCCTGCAGTGCTGATGATTACCCTGACCTGGTGTTTGACTGCACTGACTCCCAGCATTCAATGCCTGTCTCCACCACATCCACCAGCGCCTGCTCTCCACCCTTTTTTGACAGGTTCTCTGTGGCTTCCAGTGTGGTTTCAGAAAACCCAGGCCAGACACCTACAAGGCCTGTCTCCACAAACCTGTATCGCTCAATCTCCGTGGATATCAGAAGGACCCCAGAAGAGGAATTCAATGTTGGGGACAAGCTGTTCAGGCAACAGAGTGTTCCTGCAGCCTCTAGTTTTGATTCCCCAGTACAGCACTTAATGGAAGAAAAGGCTCCTCTGCCACCTGTTCCTGCAGAGAAGTTTGCCTGCCTGTCCCCTGGGTACTACTCCCCAGATTATGGTATCCCCTCACCCAAGGTGGACACTCTGCACTGTCCACCAACAGCTGTGGCCAGTGCCACACCACCCCCAGACAGCGTCTTCTccagcctaccagcaaagtcttcCCCTTCCCCAAGAGGTGAACTGTTGACCCCAGCCATGGAAGGGTCCCTGCCCTCAGATCTAGGCCTACCTCTGGATGCCACAGAGGACCAGCAGGCCACAGCTGCCATCCTTCCCCGAGAGCCCAGCTATCTGGAGCCCCTGGATGAGGGTCCCTTCAATACGGTGATTACCGAGGAACCTGTTGAGTGGACACACACTGCTGCAGAACAGGCCCTTTCTTCCACCCTTATTGCTAGTGCCTCGGAAAACCCTGTCAGCTGGCCTGTGGGCTCTGAACTTCTGCTAAAGTCTCCACAGAGGTTTGCAGAATCCCCAAAACATTTCTGCGCTGGGGAGTCCCTCCATTCCACCACCCCAGGGCCCTTCAGTGCTGCAGAGCCCACATACCCCGTCTCTCCAGTCACTTACCCTCTGCCAGCCCCTGAGTCAGGCTTAGAGGAAGTCAAAGATGGTGGGACAGGAGCAGTCCCAGTGGCCATCTCTGCTGCAGAAGGGACTGCTCCTTACGCTGCTCCCGCCAGGATGGAGTCCTTCTTTAGCAACTGTAAATCACTCCCAGATGCACCCCTGGACACAGCCCCCGAGCCTACATGTGTAACTACTGTGGCTCAGGTAGAGGCTTTGGGACCCTTAGAGAGCAGCTTCCTAGACAGCAATCATAGTATATCTGCCCTCAGCCAGGTAGAACCAGTGCCATGGCACGAAGCCTTTACCAGCCCTGAGGATGACCTCGACCTGGGGCCTTTCTCACTGCCAGAGCTCCCTCTCCAGGCCAAAGATACTTCAGATGTTGAGGCAGAAGCTGTGGGGGGCAGTCCTGTTCCTCCAGTAGAGCGCTCTCCAGGCCCCACAGGGGTCCTCAGCAGTGGGGAGGTCTCTGCCTCAGCAGCTGAGGAACAACCAGTCCCACCTCCTGAGGAAACATCACCTCAGCTCTCCACTGAGCCTGAGTCCTCGGAGGAACCAAAGCTGGATGTAGTTCTAGAAGCTGCAGTGGAAACAGAGGTCCTGGCAGATGATAGTGCCCCTGAAGCTTCAGTCTCCAACTTGGTGCCGGCACCCAGTCCTCCTGAACAACATCCCCTGGGAAGTGTTGATGAAGAGACTGAGGCTGAAGAGGCTTCTGCTCCCTGCTGTGCACCTGATGGCCCCACCACAGATGGCTTGACACAGGCACATAACAGTGCAGAGACCACCTGTGTTGTGGCTGCAGCTGAAGGGCCCCCAGGCAACATTCAGCCAGAGGCTACAgacccagagcccaaacctaCAACTGAAGCCCCTAAGGCCCCCAAAGTGGAAGAAGTTCCTCAGCGCATGACCAGAAACCGTGCCCAGATGTTAGCAAGCCAGAGCAAGCAGAGCATACTCCCAACAGAGAAGGATCCAATGCCTGCCCCAACCTCTAGAGCCAAGGGCCGTTCCTCTGAGGAGGAAGATGCCCAGGCCCAACACCCCCGCAAGCGTCGTTTCCAACGTTCTagtcagcagctgcagcagcagctaAACACATCCACCCAACAGACTCGGGAGGTCATCCAGCAAACACTGGCCGCCATTGTGGATGCTATAAAGCTAGATGCCATTGAGCCCTACCACAGCGACAGGTCCAACCCATATTTTGAGTACCTTCAAATACGAAAGAAGATTGAAGAGAAACGCAAGATCCTCTGCTGCATAACTCCGCAGGCACCCCAATGCTATGCTGAGTATGTCACCTACACGGGGTCCTACCTCTTGGATGGCAAGCCACTCAGCAAGCTGCACATCCCTGTG ATCGcaccccctccctccctggcGGAGCCCCTGAAGGAGCTGTTCAAGCAGCAAGAGGCTGTGCGGGGTAAGCTGCGCCTGCAGCACAGCATAGAAAGG gaGAAGCTGATTGTGTCCTGCGAGCAAGAGATTCTTCGGGTTCACTGCCGTGCAGCCAGGACCATTGCCAACCAGGCAGTACCATTCAGTGCGTGCACAATGCTGCTAGACTCTGAGGTTTATAACATGCCTCTAGAAAGCCAG GGTGATGAGAACAAGTCTGTGCGGGATCGCTTCAATGCCCGACAGTTCATCTCTTGGCTGCAGGACGTAGATGACAAGTATGACCGTATGAAG ACATGTTTGCTGATGCGACAGCAGCATGAGGCTGCAGCCCTCAATGCTGTGCAAAGGATGGAGTGGCAGCTGAAGGCCCAGGAGCTGGACCCCGCTGGGCACAAGTCCCTGTGTGTAAATGAGGTGCCATCCTTCTACGTGCCCATGGTTGACGTCAATGATGACTTCGTACTATTGCCAGCATGA